A portion of the Acidobacteriota bacterium genome contains these proteins:
- the arcC gene encoding carbamate kinase — protein MRVVIALGGNALLRRDQQAEAHLQKQNVSLAAEAVAEIARRHEVVVTHGNGPQVGLLALQSIAYGEVEPYPLDVLGAESEGMIGYLIEQELDNDLPDRQIATLLTQTVVDAHDPAFRDPSKFVGPLYEEEEAERLRKNRGWTLKKDGQKYRRVVPSPAPLRIVELPTIRLLVEHGVLVVCAGGGGIPVAIDESGAIRGVEAVVDKDRASALLAADLEADALLMLTDVDAVYRNWGQDDQQAIRRVTPQQIDPSQFASGSMGPKVEAACRFVQNGGRPGRMAGIGALTEAAAILRGESGTVFKCC, from the coding sequence ATGCGAGTGGTAATCGCTTTGGGAGGCAATGCCCTGCTGCGCCGCGACCAGCAGGCGGAAGCCCACCTGCAGAAGCAGAACGTCAGTCTGGCGGCCGAGGCCGTGGCCGAGATCGCCCGCCGACATGAGGTGGTGGTGACCCACGGCAACGGTCCCCAGGTGGGGCTGCTGGCCTTGCAGTCCATCGCCTACGGCGAGGTCGAGCCCTATCCGCTGGATGTACTGGGTGCGGAAAGCGAAGGCATGATCGGCTATCTCATCGAGCAGGAACTCGACAACGACCTGCCCGACCGCCAGATCGCCACCCTGCTGACCCAGACGGTGGTGGACGCCCATGACCCCGCTTTCCGGGACCCGTCCAAGTTCGTGGGGCCCCTCTATGAGGAAGAGGAAGCCGAGCGCCTGCGCAAGAACCGCGGATGGACGCTCAAGAAGGACGGTCAGAAGTACCGCCGCGTCGTGCCCTCGCCCGCTCCCCTCAGAATCGTGGAACTGCCCACCATTCGCTTGCTGGTGGAGCACGGAGTGCTGGTGGTGTGCGCGGGAGGAGGAGGAATCCCCGTGGCCATCGACGAAAGCGGAGCGATTCGTGGTGTGGAGGCGGTGGTGGACAAGGACCGGGCCTCGGCCCTGTTGGCGGCCGACCTGGAGGCCGACGCCCTGCTCATGCTCACCGATGTGGACGCCGTCTACCGCAACTGGGGCCAGGACGATCAGCAGGCCATCCGCCGCGTCACCCCCCAGCAGATCGACCCGTCCCAATTCGCCTCCGGCTCCATGGGTCCCAAGGTGGAAGCCGCCTGCCGCTTCGTCCAGAACGGAGGCCGTCCTGGACGGATGGCCGGAATCGGCGCCTTGACCGAGGCGGCCGCCATCCTGCGGGGAGAGTCTGGCACGGTCTTCAAGTGCTGCTGA
- a CDS encoding DoxX family protein gives MNGQCWARFFCRVMLGIIFLMAGWFKCFTMGPMGHAERLFTGPYADSWIPHFLLLATGAAIPVVELLAGLMLVIGFRTREALIALGMILLLVTYGHLLKEPLFSIIDHIFPRTVLMVAVFLIPAEADRWSLDYWLASRVSST, from the coding sequence ATGAACGGACAATGCTGGGCTCGCTTTTTCTGTCGTGTGATGCTGGGCATCATCTTTCTCATGGCTGGGTGGTTCAAGTGTTTCACCATGGGCCCGATGGGGCATGCCGAGCGCCTCTTCACGGGACCCTACGCCGATAGCTGGATTCCTCATTTTCTCCTGCTGGCCACCGGAGCGGCCATTCCCGTGGTGGAACTGCTGGCCGGACTCATGCTGGTGATCGGATTCCGCACCCGCGAGGCTCTTATCGCCCTGGGAATGATCCTGCTGCTGGTCACTTACGGACACCTGCTCAAGGAACCGCTCTTTTCCATCATCGACCACATCTTTCCCAGAACGGTGCTGATGGTGGCGGTCTTCCTCATTCCGGCCGAAGCGGACCGCTGGTCGCTCGACTATTGGCTGGCAAGCCGGGTCAGCAGCACTTGA
- a CDS encoding inorganic diphosphatase, which produces MATLLACAPQEPVSLQGGPDVVEGERHFLHGYPALNPDGTVNAVIEIPAGTSAKWEVEKNSGNLHWERQGEGYRIVHYLPYPANYGMVPQTLLPAQSGGDGDPLDVVVLSPALNRGTVVAVRLIGVLRLLDGGERDDKLLAVLPGTPLGEVGDLPELERDFPGTGQVVETWFANYKGPATMVSEGLAGVEEATAMLRQAMSAYRQANPENGVPQPSAEPSQEEDERPQQP; this is translated from the coding sequence ATGGCGACGCTGCTGGCTTGCGCGCCTCAGGAGCCGGTGAGCCTGCAAGGCGGCCCCGACGTGGTGGAAGGAGAGCGCCATTTTCTGCACGGCTATCCGGCACTCAATCCCGACGGCACGGTCAACGCCGTGATCGAGATTCCGGCGGGGACTTCGGCCAAGTGGGAGGTCGAAAAAAACAGCGGCAACCTCCACTGGGAGCGCCAGGGAGAAGGTTATCGCATCGTCCACTACCTTCCCTATCCCGCCAACTACGGCATGGTTCCGCAGACGCTGCTTCCGGCCCAATCCGGCGGAGACGGCGATCCGCTCGATGTGGTCGTGTTGTCGCCGGCTCTCAACCGCGGCACGGTCGTGGCCGTCCGCCTCATCGGAGTGCTGCGGCTGCTGGACGGTGGAGAGCGCGACGACAAACTGCTGGCCGTGCTGCCGGGCACACCCCTGGGCGAGGTGGGTGATTTGCCGGAGCTGGAGAGAGATTTTCCCGGGACGGGACAGGTCGTAGAAACCTGGTTCGCCAACTACAAAGGGCCCGCCACCATGGTTTCCGAAGGGCTGGCGGGAGTCGAGGAAGCGACCGCCATGCTTCGGCAGGCGATGTCGGCTTACCGTCAGGCCAATCCCGAGAATGGAGTCCCTCAGCCGTCGGCCGAGCCCTCTCAAGAAGAGGACGAAAGGCCTCAGCAACCCTAA
- a CDS encoding arginase — MSESQRARIIRVPVGRGANNFPGLELGPHSVERLTRDRIADFQLDATSKSTRVPFRYWLDEKSEEIEPAAPGDAQDTGEYETIQHLPAVREICRRLREKVAEVLSENPQDPILPLVLGGDHSVAIGTIAGVRKARPDKKLGLLWIDSHSDYHTGYLGERFGEDEYDRWHRPGPAEKSNRNGTTFSGHIHGMSVAVACGYGETKLLELYEKQNFVSPQNVVCLGVRDIDREEREWLHRDKVCCISSRQLEFHGVTECVHRAVKHMLAQGIEELHISFDIDCLEAVLVPGTGTRVPGGMSFREADLVLKLLRDWLPQVGIRVCSFDLVEVNPTLDEHGRTAHLAARLLTAFLGEEVLYDESFPWPGD; from the coding sequence ATGTCAGAGTCCCAAAGAGCCCGCATCATCCGAGTCCCCGTGGGGAGGGGCGCCAATAACTTTCCCGGACTGGAGTTGGGTCCCCATTCGGTGGAGCGCCTGACGCGCGACCGCATCGCCGATTTCCAGCTCGACGCCACCTCCAAGTCGACTCGGGTGCCCTTCCGCTACTGGCTGGACGAGAAGTCGGAGGAGATCGAGCCGGCGGCGCCGGGCGATGCCCAGGATACGGGGGAATATGAGACCATCCAGCACTTGCCGGCCGTGCGCGAGATCTGCCGCCGCCTGCGCGAGAAAGTGGCCGAGGTGCTAAGCGAGAATCCCCAGGACCCGATCCTGCCTCTGGTGCTGGGAGGCGATCATTCGGTAGCCATCGGCACCATCGCCGGAGTGCGCAAGGCGCGTCCCGACAAGAAACTCGGCCTGCTCTGGATCGATTCCCACTCCGACTACCACACCGGCTATCTGGGCGAACGCTTCGGCGAGGACGAATACGACCGTTGGCACCGTCCCGGACCCGCCGAGAAGAGCAACCGCAACGGCACCACCTTCAGCGGGCACATCCACGGCATGTCGGTGGCTGTGGCCTGCGGGTACGGCGAGACCAAGCTTCTGGAGCTCTACGAGAAGCAGAATTTCGTCTCCCCTCAGAACGTGGTCTGCCTGGGGGTGCGGGACATCGACCGGGAGGAGCGGGAATGGCTCCACCGCGACAAGGTCTGCTGCATCTCCTCGCGCCAGCTCGAGTTCCACGGCGTCACCGAGTGCGTGCACCGGGCCGTCAAGCACATGCTGGCGCAAGGCATCGAAGAGCTGCATATTTCCTTCGACATCGATTGCCTGGAGGCGGTCCTGGTGCCGGGAACCGGGACCCGCGTCCCCGGCGGCATGAGCTTCCGCGAGGCTGATCTGGTGCTCAAACTGCTGCGCGACTGGCTGCCCCAGGTGGGAATACGGGTATGCTCGTTCGATCTGGTCGAGGTCAATCCCACCCTCGACGAGCACGGACGGACGGCTCACCTGGCCGCCCGCCTGCTGACCGCTTTTCTGGGCGAAGAAGTCCTCTACGACGAGTCCTTCCCCTGGCCGGGCGACTAG
- a CDS encoding DUF72 domain-containing protein translates to MIYVGTSGFAYKEWKGSFYPDDLPQKDFLRYYSQQLTTTEINATFYRSPSAKTVAQWKEQVPDSFRFTLKMNRRVTHNKRLQDVEENLQWFLKGAAPLKEQLGCVLVQLPPWFKRDVDRLREFIEVAPSQWRMAFEFRHETWYCDETYQALRDANQTLAVVETDDQEAVRELTGPMVYVRLRSSQYAPGQMEDWAEWLGGLDRDAFVYFKHEGQAPVLAHKLLQMV, encoded by the coding sequence ATGATCTACGTCGGCACGTCAGGGTTTGCCTACAAGGAATGGAAGGGCAGCTTTTATCCCGATGATCTGCCCCAGAAGGATTTCTTGCGCTACTACAGCCAACAGCTTACCACCACCGAGATCAACGCCACTTTCTACCGCTCTCCCTCCGCAAAGACCGTGGCCCAATGGAAGGAGCAGGTTCCCGATTCCTTCCGCTTCACCCTCAAGATGAACCGCCGGGTCACCCACAACAAGCGCCTTCAGGACGTAGAAGAAAACCTGCAATGGTTCCTCAAGGGAGCCGCCCCGCTGAAGGAGCAGTTGGGCTGCGTGCTGGTGCAGCTTCCTCCCTGGTTCAAGCGCGACGTGGACAGGCTGCGAGAGTTCATCGAGGTCGCTCCCAGCCAGTGGCGGATGGCCTTCGAGTTCCGTCACGAGACCTGGTACTGCGACGAGACCTACCAGGCATTGAGAGACGCCAACCAAACCCTGGCCGTAGTGGAAACCGACGACCAGGAGGCGGTGAGAGAGCTGACGGGCCCCATGGTCTACGTCAGGCTGAGGAGCAGCCAATACGCCCCCGGCCAGATGGAAGATTGGGCCGAGTGGCTGGGCGGACTCGACCGCGACGCTTTCGTCTACTTCAAGCACGAAGGCCAAGCTCCCGTGCTGGCGCACAAGCTTCTGCAAATGGTGTGA
- a CDS encoding Panacea domain-containing protein, with protein sequence MEDSSQIRFGFRFKKFLAALQYVASRRELSTLEVSKVLFYADKHHLTRYGRPVTGDAYVAMLNGPVPSSAYDWLKNAAKASRQGLRMAGDANLHRLLQAVEVRPERTYAFFSAARFEMEDWLSDSDREALERGLKECQGLSVGQLIDKSHKEEAWKKADQNGRMDLRLLFDLDDPEQRNLLELLCEDQEAEDYLDGITDA encoded by the coding sequence GTGGAGGATTCGTCGCAGATACGATTCGGCTTTCGCTTCAAGAAGTTCTTGGCCGCGCTGCAGTACGTGGCCAGCCGCCGGGAATTGAGCACGCTCGAGGTGAGCAAGGTGCTCTTTTACGCCGACAAGCACCACCTGACCCGCTACGGACGTCCTGTTACCGGCGATGCCTACGTGGCCATGCTCAACGGTCCCGTGCCTTCTTCGGCTTACGATTGGCTCAAGAACGCGGCCAAGGCCTCGCGGCAGGGCCTGCGCATGGCCGGGGACGCCAACCTGCACCGCCTCTTGCAGGCCGTCGAGGTGCGTCCGGAAAGGACCTACGCTTTCTTCTCGGCCGCCCGCTTCGAGATGGAAGACTGGCTCTCCGACTCCGACCGCGAAGCTCTGGAGCGGGGGCTCAAGGAGTGCCAAGGGCTGAGCGTGGGCCAACTCATCGACAAGAGCCACAAGGAGGAGGCCTGGAAAAAAGCCGACCAGAACGGGCGAATGGACCTTCGCCTGCTCTTCGACCTCGACGACCCCGAGCAGCGCAACTTGCTGGAATTGCTATGTGAAGACCAAGAAGCGGAGGATTATCTCGATGGGATTACGGATGCGTGA
- the speA gene encoding biosynthetic arginine decarboxylase, producing the protein MEAHQQWTLEEARKVYRIEDWGAGFFSINEAGNVQVDPHQDGRKIDLKELVDEIQRKGMALPVMLRFSNILQKRIEDIHQAFSQSSQEYGYQGRYFTVYPIKVNQQRQVVQEIVRFGRSFDMGLEAGSKPELHAVLAMQDNPDGLIICNGYKDEAYIRMALIGQKLDRRIFIVVEKPSELETILRLSSDLDIHPQIGLRVKLSSCGSGMWQSSGGELSKFGLTVTEILDAVELAGSRGMLDSIKLLHFHLGSQITDISSIAESLKEVSRFYSELHKAGCEIEFVDVGGGLGVDYDGSRSSAPSSVNYTIKDYADTIVSALSEICREQDLPHPNIVSESGRALTAHHSLLVMDVLEATSPPLWKQQPQLSQREDPALFTLRRILGELSVHNALESWREAVRVKEEVLEHFKSGRTGLSERAKCEQLFWTIARRVYSLLPDIEGGEEVADLKERLSDKYFCNFSLFQSLPDSWAINQIFPLMPIHRLNECPDREATLQDITCDSDGKVERFIGDPAWLGEQLGTPTLPVHSFPPDDPYLIGVFLIGAYQEILGDLHNLFGDTNAVHVSLNQDGTYSFEEFIHGENVQEVLDYVQFEAADLLERISKLLGIGLGKGLIEPAEAEEMMTLYRKGLSGYTYLVGEEVE; encoded by the coding sequence CTGGAAGCACATCAGCAATGGACGCTGGAAGAGGCCCGCAAAGTCTACCGCATCGAGGACTGGGGGGCCGGCTTCTTCAGCATCAACGAGGCCGGCAACGTACAGGTAGACCCCCACCAGGACGGCCGCAAGATCGACCTCAAGGAACTGGTCGACGAGATCCAGCGCAAGGGCATGGCGCTGCCTGTGATGCTGCGTTTCTCCAACATCCTGCAAAAGCGCATCGAGGACATCCATCAGGCCTTCAGCCAGTCGTCCCAAGAATACGGCTACCAGGGACGCTATTTCACCGTCTACCCCATCAAGGTCAACCAGCAGCGTCAGGTGGTGCAGGAAATCGTCCGCTTCGGACGCTCTTTCGACATGGGCCTGGAGGCCGGTTCCAAGCCCGAACTGCATGCCGTCCTGGCCATGCAGGACAATCCCGACGGGCTGATCATCTGCAACGGCTACAAAGACGAAGCCTACATCCGCATGGCCCTGATCGGGCAAAAGCTGGACCGGCGCATCTTCATCGTGGTGGAAAAGCCCAGCGAACTGGAGACCATCTTGCGCTTGTCCTCAGACCTCGACATCCACCCTCAAATCGGGCTTCGGGTCAAGCTTTCCTCCTGCGGCAGCGGAATGTGGCAGTCCTCGGGAGGCGAACTCTCCAAGTTCGGCCTGACCGTGACCGAGATCCTGGACGCAGTCGAGCTGGCCGGCTCCAGAGGCATGCTGGACAGCATCAAGCTGCTTCACTTCCACCTGGGAAGCCAGATCACAGACATTTCCTCCATTGCCGAGAGCCTCAAGGAAGTTTCACGCTTTTACTCCGAACTGCATAAGGCGGGTTGTGAGATCGAGTTCGTGGACGTGGGCGGCGGTCTGGGAGTCGACTACGACGGATCGCGCTCCAGCGCCCCTTCTTCGGTCAACTACACCATCAAAGACTACGCCGATACCATCGTCTCGGCCCTGAGCGAGATCTGCCGCGAGCAGGATCTGCCTCATCCCAACATCGTCTCCGAGTCGGGACGGGCCTTGACGGCCCATCATTCCCTGCTCGTCATGGACGTGCTGGAAGCCACCTCGCCGCCCCTCTGGAAGCAGCAACCGCAGCTTTCACAGCGCGAAGACCCGGCTCTCTTCACCCTGCGGCGCATCCTGGGGGAACTGAGCGTCCACAATGCGCTGGAAAGCTGGCGCGAGGCCGTTCGGGTCAAGGAAGAGGTGCTGGAGCACTTCAAGAGCGGGCGCACGGGACTCTCGGAAAGGGCCAAGTGCGAACAGCTATTCTGGACCATCGCCCGGCGCGTCTACAGCCTGCTTCCCGATATCGAGGGCGGCGAAGAGGTGGCCGACTTGAAGGAGCGTCTTTCCGACAAGTACTTCTGCAACTTCTCGCTCTTTCAATCGCTGCCCGATTCCTGGGCCATCAATCAGATCTTTCCCTTGATGCCTATCCATCGCCTGAATGAGTGTCCCGACCGGGAGGCGACCCTGCAGGACATCACCTGCGATTCCGACGGCAAGGTCGAGCGCTTTATCGGCGATCCCGCCTGGCTGGGCGAACAGCTCGGCACCCCGACTCTGCCCGTGCACAGCTTTCCACCCGACGACCCTTACCTGATCGGAGTTTTCCTGATCGGAGCCTACCAGGAGATCCTGGGCGACCTGCACAACCTCTTCGGCGACACCAACGCCGTCCACGTCTCCCTCAACCAGGACGGCACTTACAGCTTCGAGGAATTCATCCACGGCGAGAACGTGCAGGAAGTGCTCGATTACGTGCAGTTCGAGGCCGCCGACCTGCTGGAGCGCATTTCCAAACTGCTGGGCATCGGCCTGGGCAAGGGCCTCATCGAGCCCGCCGAGGCGGAAGAAATGATGACCCTCTACCGGAAGGGATTGAGCGGCTATACCTACCTTGTAGGTGAAGAGGTCGAGTAG
- a CDS encoding SRPBCC family protein, whose product MREFKIEKELWLPYQPEEIFPFFADAANLHRLTPDTMNFEILTPTPIKMGEGTVIDYKLRVRKIPMRWRSEITAWEPPHRFTDEQLRGPYRQWIHEHTFEEKDGGTVCRDRVRYALWGGWIVDKLLVRRDVESIFEYRQAQLKKIFPARDRRPQAKAS is encoded by the coding sequence ATGAGAGAATTCAAAATCGAGAAAGAGCTCTGGCTGCCCTACCAGCCCGAGGAGATCTTCCCCTTCTTCGCCGACGCCGCCAATCTGCATCGCTTGACTCCCGATACCATGAATTTTGAAATTCTTACGCCCACTCCCATCAAGATGGGGGAGGGAACGGTGATCGACTACAAGCTGCGCGTGCGCAAGATCCCCATGCGCTGGCGCAGCGAGATCACTGCCTGGGAGCCTCCTCATCGCTTCACGGACGAGCAGCTCAGGGGACCCTACCGCCAGTGGATCCACGAGCACACCTTCGAGGAGAAAGATGGAGGCACTGTTTGCCGCGACCGGGTGCGCTACGCCCTCTGGGGAGGCTGGATCGTCGACAAGCTGCTGGTGCGCCGGGACGTGGAGAGCATCTTCGAGTATCGCCAGGCGCAACTGAAAAAGATCTTTCCAGCCCGCGACCGGCGCCCGCAGGCCAAGGCGTCTTGA
- a CDS encoding amidohydrolase, translated as MRNPRLWTALLWVLLAVSCSSQRAPEADLILHNGDFWTADDSKPRARAVAMLDGRIVAVGSDDEVMAHRGDSTQVVDLEGAFALPAFNDNHVHFASAARFQEFNIMRTSTQDEFVERVEEVVSTLDPDEWMMGGYWGAYDQWAEGSAGGSSREPFAPDMRLVDDISARHPIFIRKFDNSQFAANRKALEMAGLDPDRPRAEGVEFLRDAQGYTGVFEGEGAARLFRDKIPAEFSRKRRIAQTKNAFRQIVRHGVSNVSDMSDEIQLEIYRELREAGQLDVRIHFRYPLDEWKKLADQGIEIGSGDEWIRLGSLKGHIDGIMGTSTARFFEPYTHDPDSRGRWRRLMVDDQGNFVEGKFLQYMLDADKANLQLTVHAIGDEANHLLLDYLEELRRQNGQKDRRFRLVHAQVIAPDDFPRLGELGVVAEVQPFHLSDDMRWMEERIGHERSKGAYAFKTIQENGGLLCFGTDWPGTSAAEYPIDPMLGLYAAVTRQTITGQPPGGWFPEERISMEEALKAYTYNTAYANFEEDVKGSLTPGKVADIAVLSLDLLEIDPSRILDTEVLYTVIGGRFAYRRD; from the coding sequence CCGACTGTGGACGGCGCTCTTGTGGGTCCTGCTGGCGGTTTCCTGCTCATCGCAGCGGGCGCCGGAAGCGGACTTGATCTTGCACAACGGCGACTTTTGGACGGCCGACGATTCCAAGCCGCGGGCCCGGGCCGTGGCCATGCTGGACGGGCGCATCGTGGCGGTGGGGTCGGATGATGAGGTGATGGCTCATCGGGGCGACTCGACCCAGGTCGTCGACCTGGAGGGGGCCTTCGCCCTGCCGGCCTTCAACGACAACCACGTCCACTTCGCCTCGGCGGCGCGCTTCCAGGAATTCAACATCATGCGCACCTCGACCCAGGACGAGTTCGTCGAGAGGGTCGAGGAGGTGGTCTCCACCCTCGATCCCGACGAATGGATGATGGGCGGATACTGGGGGGCTTACGATCAATGGGCCGAGGGCAGCGCCGGGGGGAGTTCTCGTGAACCCTTCGCGCCCGACATGCGGCTGGTCGATGACATCAGCGCCCGCCACCCCATCTTCATCCGCAAGTTCGACAACAGCCAGTTCGCCGCCAACCGCAAGGCGCTGGAGATGGCCGGCCTCGATCCCGACCGTCCTCGGGCCGAGGGGGTGGAGTTTCTGCGCGACGCCCAAGGCTACACGGGAGTCTTCGAAGGCGAGGGAGCGGCGCGGCTCTTCCGAGACAAGATCCCCGCCGAGTTCAGCCGCAAGCGCCGCATCGCCCAGACCAAGAACGCCTTCCGCCAAATCGTCCGCCACGGGGTCAGCAACGTTTCCGACATGAGCGACGAGATCCAGCTCGAGATCTACCGCGAGTTGCGGGAAGCCGGTCAACTCGACGTGCGCATCCACTTCCGCTATCCGCTGGACGAATGGAAGAAGCTGGCCGACCAGGGCATTGAAATCGGCTCGGGCGACGAATGGATCCGCCTCGGATCGCTGAAAGGGCACATCGACGGCATCATGGGCACTTCCACGGCCCGTTTCTTCGAGCCTTACACCCACGACCCGGACAGCCGCGGACGCTGGCGCCGCCTGATGGTGGACGACCAGGGCAACTTCGTGGAAGGCAAGTTCCTGCAATACATGCTGGACGCCGACAAGGCCAACCTTCAACTCACCGTCCATGCCATCGGCGACGAAGCCAACCACCTGCTGCTCGACTACCTGGAGGAACTGCGCCGCCAGAACGGCCAGAAGGACCGCCGCTTCCGCCTGGTCCACGCCCAGGTCATCGCGCCGGACGACTTCCCTCGGTTAGGCGAACTGGGCGTGGTGGCCGAAGTCCAGCCCTTTCATCTCAGCGACGACATGCGCTGGATGGAGGAACGCATCGGACATGAACGCAGCAAAGGCGCCTACGCCTTCAAGACGATCCAGGAAAACGGCGGGCTGCTTTGCTTCGGCACCGATTGGCCGGGCACCTCGGCGGCTGAATATCCCATCGATCCTATGCTGGGCCTCTACGCCGCCGTCACCCGCCAGACCATCACCGGGCAGCCGCCGGGCGGATGGTTCCCCGAGGAGCGGATCTCGATGGAGGAGGCTCTCAAGGCCTACACCTACAACACCGCCTACGCCAACTTCGAAGAGGACGTGAAGGGTTCGCTGACGCCCGGAAAGGTGGCCGACATCGCCGTCCTCTCTCTGGATCTGCTGGAGATCGACCCCTCCAGGATCCTCGACACTGAAGTCCTCTACACCGTCATCGGAGGAAGGTTCGCCTACCGGCGCGACTGA